Proteins encoded by one window of Winogradskyella sp. PG-2:
- a CDS encoding carboxypeptidase-like regulatory domain-containing protein: MKKILYILCVLFSLNAFSQEINVSGSIKDSIGTPLESANVVAINSVTKKLASYSVANNKGRYQLSLEKNANYTLKVSFLGYKTITEILEITEQSIDFEKNFTLYEDNSQLDEVLLTYEMPITVKGDTIVYNADSFKNGTEKKLGDVLKKLPGVEINDDGEIEVEGKRVQKLMVEGKDFFDGDSKLAVENIPSNAIEKVQVLKNFNEVSQLQGVTNNDDSIAINIKLKEGKKNFWFGDVTAGGGPDDRYLVHPKLFYYSPEKSINIITDINNIGEIPFTRRDYFKFTGGLKNLGGTGTTLNITSDNLGFSLLQNNMANEIETKFGAVNFSYAPSKSLDLSGFFIYSGSKADIEEITTRDYILDNLTEETTTSSIQDNKLGLGKISASYKPHSNFQLDYDVFLKLSEQEESSRVSSSTATVNNTINELREDNPFSINQNANLYYTLNDKNIFSAEVQHLWSKENPFYNATFLGLGENPSIAELPFSTVFPYDTTQEDYGLNQDKTINTNKFDAKVNYYNVLNNKSNLNFVIGGTLSRQNFDSSIFQTLDDGSSSSFTGDEFNNDVTSNFSDIYAGAKYKFVTGKFTFAPGVNLHSYTYNNEQLGEKYEDTQTKLLPNFYANLQFKKSESLRFNYSQTVEYPDINNVAQGYVFNNYNSLFKGNNEIKNGLYDIFSLNYSSFSLFNYTNVLASLRYTKMNDPIKNSLIYQGINSVSTPINSTLTDESLNGIFRWDKTIGKYKVGLSANVSWLNNFNLVDDEITESESLTQRYKASVLTNFKKGPNFEVGYQRAISNFTNSGTKNTFYTDMPFAKLEMVFIKDFSFTSDYSFYNYSDDQQTLNSYSFLNANLYYRKKDSKWEYRLGVKNILNTQSINQNSYNEAFSTTSEYYVQPRYGFLTVKYNL; the protein is encoded by the coding sequence AATCTGCAAATGTGGTAGCAATAAATAGTGTAACAAAAAAATTAGCTTCATATTCAGTTGCAAATAATAAAGGTAGATACCAGCTTTCTCTTGAAAAAAATGCTAACTATACTTTAAAAGTTAGTTTTTTAGGATACAAAACCATTACTGAAATTTTGGAAATAACCGAGCAATCTATAGACTTTGAAAAAAACTTTACACTTTACGAGGATAATAGCCAATTAGATGAAGTTCTTTTAACTTATGAAATGCCTATTACAGTTAAAGGTGATACCATAGTATATAATGCTGATTCTTTTAAGAATGGTACAGAAAAGAAATTAGGCGATGTGCTTAAAAAATTACCAGGAGTAGAAATTAATGATGATGGAGAAATTGAGGTTGAAGGCAAACGTGTACAGAAGCTAATGGTAGAAGGGAAAGACTTTTTTGATGGAGATTCTAAATTGGCAGTAGAAAATATACCATCAAATGCCATTGAAAAAGTGCAAGTGCTTAAAAACTTTAATGAAGTCTCGCAATTACAGGGTGTTACAAATAATGACGATAGTATAGCTATTAATATTAAGCTTAAAGAAGGAAAGAAGAATTTTTGGTTTGGTGATGTTACAGCTGGTGGTGGGCCAGATGATAGATATTTGGTTCACCCAAAGCTGTTTTACTATAGCCCAGAAAAGAGTATTAATATAATAACAGACATCAATAATATTGGCGAAATCCCCTTTACACGTAGAGACTATTTTAAGTTTACGGGAGGTTTAAAAAACCTTGGAGGTACTGGAACTACACTGAATATAACTTCAGATAATTTAGGCTTTTCATTACTTCAAAACAACATGGCAAATGAAATTGAAACTAAATTTGGAGCTGTAAATTTCAGCTATGCACCAAGTAAAAGCCTTGATTTAAGTGGTTTCTTTATTTATTCTGGATCAAAAGCTGATATTGAAGAAATAACAACAAGAGATTATATTTTAGATAATCTAACAGAGGAAACTACTACAAGCTCTATTCAAGATAATAAGTTAGGTCTTGGTAAAATAAGTGCATCTTATAAACCGCATAGCAATTTTCAATTAGATTATGATGTGTTTTTAAAACTGTCTGAACAAGAAGAAAGTAGTAGAGTGTCGTCTTCAACAGCAACTGTAAATAATACCATAAATGAGTTAAGAGAGGATAATCCTTTTTCTATTAATCAGAATGCAAACCTATATTATACATTAAACGATAAAAATATTTTCTCAGCCGAAGTTCAACATTTATGGTCTAAAGAAAATCCTTTTTACAATGCCACATTTTTAGGTTTGGGTGAGAATCCAAGTATAGCAGAATTACCATTTTCAACAGTATTCCCTTATGATACAACACAAGAAGATTATGGATTAAATCAAGACAAAACAATTAATACCAACAAGTTTGACGCTAAAGTGAATTATTACAACGTACTAAATAACAAAAGCAATTTAAACTTTGTCATTGGTGGAACTCTTAGTAGACAGAATTTCGATTCTTCAATTTTTCAAACCTTGGATGATGGCAGTTCGAGCAGTTTTACTGGTGACGAATTTAATAATGATGTGACTTCAAATTTTTCTGATATATATGCTGGTGCAAAATATAAGTTTGTTACAGGAAAGTTTACATTCGCACCAGGAGTAAACCTTCATAGCTATACGTATAATAATGAACAACTCGGAGAAAAATATGAAGACACTCAAACGAAACTATTACCAAATTTTTATGCTAATCTGCAATTTAAAAAATCTGAAAGCTTACGATTTAACTATTCTCAAACTGTAGAATATCCTGATATTAATAATGTAGCACAAGGTTATGTGTTTAATAATTATAATTCACTATTTAAAGGGAATAATGAGATTAAAAACGGCCTATACGATATTTTCAGTTTAAACTATAGTAGTTTTAGTTTGTTTAATTATACTAATGTATTGGCATCATTAAGATATACGAAAATGAATGACCCAATTAAAAATAGTCTTATCTATCAAGGCATAAACTCGGTATCTACACCTATTAATTCAACCTTAACAGACGAAAGCCTTAACGGAATATTTCGTTGGGATAAAACCATTGGTAAGTATAAAGTAGGCTTAAGTGCTAATGTCTCTTGGCTCAATAATTTTAATTTGGTAGATGATGAAATAACCGAATCAGAATCATTAACACAGCGTTATAAAGCGAGTGTTTTGACAAATTTTAAAAAAGGACCAAATTTTGAAGTCGGTTACCAACGTGCTATAAGCAATTTTACAAATTCAGGTACTAAAAACACCTTTTATACAGACATGCCTTTTGCAAAGTTAGAGATGGTATTCATTAAAGATTTCTCTTTTACATCAGATTATAGCTTCTATAATTATTCTGATGATCAGCAGACGCTAAACTCTTATTCTTTTTTAAATGCGAATCTCTATTATAGAAAAAAAGACAGTAAATGGGAGTACAGATTAGGTGTTAAGAACATTCTTAATACCCAATCCATAAATCAAAACAGTTATAACGAAGCTTTTTCTACTACGTCAGAGTATTATGTACAACCGCGTTATGGTTTTTTAACCGTAAAATATAATTTATAA
- a CDS encoding DUF6515 family protein produces MKSIKIVAIMSILGMLFMTQTSNAQRRVVVKKPHRTVVRTTSPRVVYKRPTPVVRSVRTLPATAVVIKRNGVRYHYYNGRYYRYNRGRYVIVTAPRGVRIKVLPVGYRIIVIAGRPYFYFQGVYYVSVNNGYKVVEAPDNIIVYELPEEAEQVEIDGKTFYEYDAKLYKVVTTPEGKGFKIVGDLEE; encoded by the coding sequence ATGAAGTCAATTAAAATAGTAGCAATAATGAGTATTCTTGGAATGCTTTTTATGACACAGACATCAAATGCTCAGAGAAGAGTAGTAGTGAAAAAGCCTCATAGAACCGTTGTAAGAACAACAAGTCCTAGAGTTGTTTATAAAAGACCTACACCTGTTGTAAGATCAGTAAGAACATTACCTGCTACGGCGGTTGTTATAAAACGTAATGGAGTTAGATATCACTATTATAATGGTCGTTATTACAGATATAATAGAGGAAGATATGTTATAGTTACAGCTCCAAGAGGCGTAAGAATAAAAGTTTTACCTGTTGGCTATAGAATAATTGTAATCGCAGGAAGACCATACTTTTATTTTCAAGGAGTTTATTATGTATCTGTCAACAATGGTTATAAAGTGGTAGAAGCACCAGATAATATCATAGTTTATGAATTGCCAGAGGAAGCAGAACAAGTTGAAATAGATGGAAAAACATTTTATGAATATGATGCTAAATTGTATAAAGTCGTTACCACTCCAGAGGGTAAAGGTTTTAAAATTGTGGGTGATTTAGAAGAGTAA